A stretch of Aphanothece sacrum FPU1 DNA encodes these proteins:
- the crtD gene encoding C-3',4' desaturase CrtD: MSKRVIVIGAGIGGLTTGALLARRGYQLTIYEQAFVPGGCASTFKRRGFTFDVGATQVAGLEPGGIHQRIFAELEVELPLATPCDPACAVFLPGETEPINVWRDPQKWQAERQRQFPGSEAFWQLLSKLFQASWNFQGRDPVLPPRNLWDLWQLVSAMRLDTLITVPFALMTVGDALRLYGLSEDKRLKTFLDVQLKLYSQVNADETALLYAATALAVSQQPQGLYHLQDSMQVLSDRLVEGLEKHGGQLLTGHKVETIHTDKNQAKRVTIRHQKTGETFTETADHIVANVPVQNLIQMLDTPLSPSPLWKLYQRRIHKLPEASGAFVVYLGVDRQAIPQGCPPHLQFLYDYDGPIGENNSLFVSVSKPEDGRAPKGKATIIASSFTEAQIWWQITPERYQELKTQYTQEAITRLSQYFHLTADTIIHQEAATPRTFAHFTARDKGVVGGIGQRVSTFGPFGIATRTPINHLWLVGDSTHPGEGTAGVSYSALTVVRQIELN; encoded by the coding sequence ATGTCAAAACGGGTTATTGTTATAGGAGCGGGAATCGGTGGATTAACGACTGGAGCCTTATTAGCCCGTCGAGGATACCAACTGACCATTTATGAGCAAGCCTTTGTCCCTGGGGGATGCGCTTCCACCTTTAAACGTCGAGGGTTTACCTTTGATGTAGGAGCAACTCAGGTGGCAGGATTAGAACCTGGAGGCATTCATCAGCGCATTTTTGCCGAATTAGAGGTAGAATTACCCCTAGCCACTCCCTGTGACCCCGCTTGTGCTGTTTTCTTACCCGGAGAAACCGAACCCATTAACGTTTGGCGAGATCCCCAGAAGTGGCAAGCAGAAAGACAAAGACAATTTCCAGGAAGTGAAGCTTTTTGGCAATTATTAAGCAAATTATTCCAAGCTAGTTGGAATTTTCAAGGACGAGATCCCGTATTACCCCCGCGAAATCTTTGGGATCTTTGGCAGTTAGTCTCCGCTATGCGCTTAGATACGTTAATCACCGTTCCCTTTGCTTTAATGACCGTAGGGGATGCTTTACGGTTGTATGGGTTGTCAGAAGATAAACGTCTCAAAACCTTTTTAGATGTACAGCTTAAGCTTTATTCTCAGGTAAATGCAGACGAAACTGCTCTTTTGTATGCCGCGACTGCTTTAGCTGTATCCCAACAGCCTCAAGGATTGTATCATTTGCAAGACAGTATGCAGGTCTTAAGCGATCGCTTAGTCGAAGGGTTAGAAAAGCATGGAGGACAACTATTAACAGGCCATAAGGTTGAAACTATTCACACGGACAAAAATCAGGCTAAAAGGGTCACTATTCGTCATCAGAAAACTGGAGAAACCTTTACAGAAACTGCCGATCATATTGTGGCTAATGTCCCGGTGCAGAACTTAATACAAATGCTGGATACGCCCCTGTCACCTTCTCCCTTATGGAAACTGTATCAACGACGTATCCATAAATTACCCGAAGCATCAGGAGCATTTGTAGTCTATTTAGGGGTTGATCGTCAAGCTATACCCCAAGGATGTCCCCCCCATTTACAATTCTTATACGATTATGACGGCCCCATAGGAGAAAACAACTCCTTATTTGTATCCGTCAGTAAACCAGAGGATGGACGGGCCCCGAAGGGAAAAGCTACCATTATTGCCTCATCTTTCACTGAGGCGCAAATTTGGTGGCAAATTACCCCCGAAAGGTATCAAGAATTGAAAACTCAGTATACACAAGAAGCGATCACCCGTTTAAGCCAATATTTTCATCTGACGGCCGACACCATTATTCATCAAGAAGCCGCCACACCCCGCACCTTTGCTCATTTTACAGCCAGAGATAAAGGAGTTGTGGGAGGTATTGGTCAAAGAGTGTCTACCTTTGGCCCATTTGGAATAGCCACCCGAACCCCCATTAACCATCTGTGGTTAGTGGGAGACTCTACTCATCCAGGGGAAGGAACAGCAGGGGTTAGTTATTCGGCCTTAACAGTTGTGAGACAAATTGAGCTAAACTAA
- a CDS encoding response regulator transcription factor — protein MSLIYIAIVEGNPHLRSLLGWHLQQAGYMAQQCANIQQARNSFAHRQPALVILDSDLPDGDGIELCQWLHQQRQSLVLILSARNGEKDIVRGLNAGADDYLSKPFGMQEFMARVEALIRRLRVASAPMYLDYGDLKIDLVQRRVQFRGDFVDLTPQEFSLLYVLAQAEGNPLSRSELLQRAWPEAIDNPRTIDTHVLSLRKKIETDPRQPSLIQTVRNVGYRFNTEGLQDPSASPAAPPIGHQMMRNSQLSDNHHRLSTTH, from the coding sequence GTGAGTTTGATTTATATTGCCATTGTTGAGGGAAATCCTCACCTGAGATCCTTATTAGGTTGGCATTTACAGCAAGCTGGTTATATGGCTCAACAATGTGCTAATATTCAGCAAGCTCGAAATTCCTTTGCCCATCGCCAGCCAGCCTTAGTTATTTTAGACTCTGATCTTCCTGACGGAGATGGGATAGAATTGTGCCAATGGCTTCATCAACAAAGGCAGTCCCTAGTCTTAATTTTATCAGCCCGTAACGGTGAAAAAGATATTGTCAGAGGGCTAAATGCTGGAGCGGATGATTATCTGAGCAAACCTTTTGGGATGCAAGAGTTTATGGCCCGGGTTGAAGCCCTTATTAGACGCTTGCGAGTGGCTTCTGCCCCTATGTATCTTGACTATGGAGATCTAAAAATCGATTTAGTCCAACGTCGGGTACAATTTCGTGGGGATTTCGTCGATCTTACTCCTCAAGAATTTAGTTTATTATACGTTCTAGCTCAAGCGGAAGGCAACCCCTTAAGTCGTTCGGAGTTACTACAACGGGCCTGGCCCGAGGCTATTGATAATCCACGGACTATCGATACTCACGTTCTGTCACTGCGCAAAAAAATCGAAACTGATCCCCGTCAACCGAGTCTGATTCAAACGGTGCGTAATGTGGGTTATCGTTTTAATACGGAGGGATTACAAGATCCTTCTGCTTCTCCTGCGGCTCCTCCTATTGGCCACCAAATGATGAGGAATAGTCAACTAAGTGATAATCATCATCGTCTATCGACTACTCATTAG